One genomic segment of Clostridium saccharoperbutylacetonicum N1-4(HMT) includes these proteins:
- a CDS encoding SH3 domain-containing protein: MYNKKMKLLGLLSSLAVVGSLTLGTVSANAATVAQSQNETYSYNKKAYVNNPELQFDLKVRTSPDLNGKVDGYLYNFEDVKILGSVVANGTLWDKISYKNGISYVSDAYIMHYNSPSDNVVAIARNITKQFEVGNSNQIAGNFDGQGLSLGYLQWCIGQGTLQPLLNRMDREYNAEMKSIFGANYDSIHNMILDTKENQLAWAKAINTFDNKIMEPWYSQFVNLYNNQDFINIEADSTAYKVGQAMIICDKYNLKTVRGFALAFDIAVQNGSISAEAAKVVDTALAQNPNMNEKDLLKVIANAVADAAVTNNNDIRLRKMAIVNGSGIVHGFFLDLDKNYGLSDISWR, from the coding sequence ATGTATAATAAAAAAATGAAATTATTAGGTTTATTAAGCTCATTGGCTGTTGTAGGAAGCCTTACATTAGGAACAGTTAGTGCAAATGCAGCTACAGTTGCTCAAAGTCAAAATGAAACATATTCTTACAATAAAAAAGCATATGTTAATAATCCAGAACTTCAATTTGATTTAAAAGTAAGAACTTCTCCAGATTTAAATGGAAAGGTAGATGGGTATTTATATAATTTTGAAGATGTTAAAATATTAGGTAGCGTAGTAGCTAATGGAACCTTATGGGATAAGATTTCATATAAGAATGGCATATCATATGTGAGTGATGCATACATAATGCATTATAATTCACCATCAGATAATGTTGTTGCTATAGCAAGAAACATTACTAAGCAATTTGAAGTTGGAAATTCAAATCAAATTGCAGGAAATTTTGATGGACAAGGTTTATCCTTAGGATATCTTCAATGGTGTATAGGACAGGGAACCTTACAGCCATTGCTTAATAGAATGGATAGAGAATATAATGCTGAAATGAAAAGTATTTTTGGAGCTAATTATGATAGTATACATAATATGATCCTTGATACAAAGGAAAATCAACTTGCATGGGCAAAAGCTATTAATACTTTTGACAATAAAATTATGGAACCTTGGTATTCACAGTTTGTAAATTTATATAATAACCAAGATTTTATTAATATTGAAGCAGATTCTACAGCTTATAAAGTTGGGCAAGCTATGATTATTTGTGATAAGTATAATTTAAAAACTGTAAGAGGTTTTGCACTTGCCTTTGATATAGCCGTTCAAAATGGAAGTATTAGTGCAGAAGCTGCAAAAGTTGTTGATACAGCTTTAGCGCAAAATCCAAATATGAATGAGAAAGACTTATTAAAGGTTATAGCAAATGCTGTTGCAGATGCAGCAGTTACCAATAATAACGATATTCGTTTAAGAAAAATGGCTATTGTTAATGGAAGCGGAATTGTTCATGGTTTCTTTCTTGATTTAGATAAAAATTATGGATTAAGTGATATAAGCTGGAGATAG
- a CDS encoding amino acid permease, which yields MKQSTSEKQDLSRGLKNRHVQLLAIGGAIGTGLFLGSGRSIHLAGPSILFSYIITGIICFFIMRALGELLLTNLNYHSFVDFVYDYLGSGAAFITGWTYWFCWVSVAMADVTAAGLYIQYWFPSIPQWVPSLIVLVVLLIMNLTAVKLFGEMEFWFALIKVVAILALIIIGTFMIIKGFSTDTGVSSFSNLWSHGGWFPNGISGFILSFQMVVFAFAGIELVGLTAGETENPESVIPKAINNIPIRIIIFYIGALAVIMSIYPWNSINPDKSPFVQVFAAVGIAAAASIVNFVVLTSAASACNSGIFSTSRMIFSLAKENNAPESMKKLTNNKVPANATVFSAAVILISIILNYVMPEGVFVLITSISTFCFIFIWAIIIICHLKYRKANPELAAKSKFKMPLYPIINYVILTFFAFVIIVLAFNEETRIALFVTPVWFIVLGIIYKVVKSK from the coding sequence ATGAAACAATCAACATCAGAAAAACAAGACTTATCGAGAGGGTTAAAAAATCGGCATGTACAGTTGCTTGCCATTGGAGGTGCAATTGGTACTGGATTATTCCTTGGTTCAGGTAGGTCTATTCACTTGGCAGGACCATCTATTTTATTTTCATATATTATTACTGGAATAATTTGTTTTTTTATTATGCGTGCTCTTGGAGAATTATTGCTTACTAATTTAAACTATCATTCCTTTGTGGATTTTGTATATGATTATTTAGGAAGCGGAGCTGCCTTCATTACTGGATGGACTTATTGGTTTTGTTGGGTTTCAGTTGCCATGGCGGATGTAACGGCAGCAGGCCTATATATACAATACTGGTTTCCAAGTATACCACAGTGGGTACCAAGTCTTATAGTACTTGTTGTTTTATTAATTATGAATCTGACAGCTGTTAAGTTGTTCGGTGAAATGGAATTTTGGTTTGCTTTAATTAAAGTAGTTGCGATATTAGCGTTAATTATTATTGGAACTTTTATGATTATTAAAGGATTTTCAACAGATACAGGTGTATCTAGCTTTTCAAATCTTTGGAGTCATGGAGGCTGGTTTCCAAATGGAATTAGTGGTTTTATACTTTCTTTCCAAATGGTTGTGTTTGCTTTTGCAGGTATAGAATTAGTTGGATTAACAGCTGGTGAAACTGAAAATCCAGAAAGTGTTATTCCTAAGGCTATTAACAATATTCCAATTAGAATTATTATTTTCTATATTGGAGCTCTTGCAGTAATTATGAGCATATACCCTTGGAATTCAATTAATCCAGATAAAAGTCCTTTTGTACAAGTTTTTGCAGCAGTTGGAATTGCAGCAGCAGCTAGCATAGTGAATTTTGTTGTATTAACCTCAGCGGCATCTGCTTGTAATAGTGGTATTTTCAGCACAAGCCGTATGATTTTTTCTTTGGCTAAAGAAAATAACGCACCAGAGTCAATGAAAAAACTAACAAATAATAAAGTCCCTGCAAATGCTACCGTATTCTCAGCAGCTGTAATATTGATTTCAATTATTTTGAACTATGTTATGCCTGAAGGTGTATTTGTATTGATTACAAGTATATCAACCTTTTGCTTTATATTTATTTGGGCAATAATAATTATCTGCCATTTAAAATACCGTAAAGCTAATCCGGAACTTGCAGCTAAAAGTAAATTTAAAATGCCTTTGTATCCAATAATAAACTATGTAATTCTAACATTTTTTGCTTTTGTTATAATTGTTTTGGCATTTAATGAAGAAACACGTATTGCATTATTTGTAACACCTGTGTGGTTTATAGTGCTTGGTATTATTTATAAGGTAGTAAAATCAAAATAG
- a CDS encoding MutS-related protein, with protein sequence MNFSVSKDYIQKELVATKDKRRSISKIKTLFNLREKNEFTLDDQTWDDLQMDEVFCELDRTYSAEGEAALYTMLRNPIMDEEELKVRGKLINTFKENINLTVDLRRIFYDMIYDKKNRLIDMMESLVPAQKFKYFLYSFLGILPILIVAAVIIFKSPELMMLLMMDILLTIQIHIKEKDNINSIGLTDLRDLINAGKRISQINNNEIEAYNIRINELLKKVKSIDNATYLIKIINSFGGLLEMCSIPFLLEEITYYKVNEELMLKKGMLLELYYLVGELDALISISIYENNNKDNCSTPKFIEEISLKIKDGIHPLLKEPVANSINICRKGIVLTGTNMSGKSTFLRMVSTNILLAQTFNFALAKEYEGCFLNIVSSISPKDDITNGKSYYMAEAESILRIIKASEQEIPVFCPIDEIFRGTNPLERISSSAEILNYINKGRAICIVATHDRELSDMLKENYDFYHFSEEVDNENGLKFDYKLKRGVSKTRNAIRLLEYIGYPKEIVEKSYKRIEGIEGYI encoded by the coding sequence ATGAATTTTAGTGTGAGCAAAGATTATATACAAAAGGAACTTGTAGCTACTAAGGATAAAAGAAGAAGTATATCCAAAATAAAAACTTTATTTAATTTAAGAGAAAAAAATGAATTTACCCTAGATGATCAAACTTGGGACGATTTACAAATGGATGAGGTCTTTTGTGAGCTTGATAGGACCTATTCTGCAGAAGGCGAAGCTGCATTATATACTATGCTTAGAAACCCAATTATGGATGAAGAAGAATTAAAAGTTAGAGGTAAATTAATAAATACATTTAAAGAAAACATAAATTTAACAGTAGATTTACGAAGAATATTTTATGATATGATTTATGATAAAAAAAATAGATTGATAGATATGATGGAGAGCTTAGTACCTGCTCAAAAATTTAAATACTTTCTTTATTCTTTTTTAGGAATTTTACCAATTTTGATTGTAGCAGCTGTTATTATTTTTAAATCACCAGAATTAATGATGTTGTTAATGATGGATATATTACTAACAATACAGATACACATTAAAGAAAAAGATAATATTAATTCAATTGGATTGACTGATTTAAGAGATTTGATAAATGCTGGCAAAAGAATATCACAAATCAACAATAATGAAATTGAAGCCTATAATATTAGAATAAATGAATTGCTGAAAAAAGTTAAATCTATTGATAATGCTACATATTTGATTAAAATTATAAATTCTTTTGGCGGATTGCTTGAAATGTGTTCAATTCCATTTTTGTTAGAGGAAATTACATATTACAAAGTTAATGAAGAATTGATGTTAAAAAAGGGTATGCTCCTTGAGCTATACTATTTAGTTGGTGAGCTTGATGCGTTAATTTCAATTTCAATTTATGAAAATAATAATAAAGATAATTGTAGTACACCAAAGTTTATAGAAGAGATTTCATTGAAAATAAAAGATGGAATTCATCCTCTTCTTAAGGAACCAGTTGCAAATTCAATTAATATTTGCAGAAAAGGGATTGTTTTAACTGGGACAAATATGTCAGGAAAATCCACATTTTTAAGAATGGTAAGTACTAATATACTCTTAGCTCAAACCTTTAATTTTGCCTTAGCTAAGGAATATGAAGGGTGCTTTTTGAATATAGTTTCCTCAATAAGCCCTAAAGATGATATAACTAATGGAAAAAGTTATTATATGGCAGAAGCAGAATCAATTTTAAGAATAATAAAAGCTTCTGAACAAGAAATACCAGTTTTTTGTCCAATAGATGAAATTTTTAGAGGGACAAATCCCCTTGAAAGAATTTCTTCTTCTGCTGAAATTCTTAATTATATTAATAAAGGAAGAGCAATTTGTATAGTGGCAACTCATGATAGGGAACTTTCGGATATGCTTAAGGAAAATTATGATTTCTACCATTTTAGTGAAGAGGTAGATAATGAAAATGGATTGAAATTTGATTATAAGCTTAAAAGAGGAGTATCTAAAACAAGAAATGCAATTAGGCTTTTAGAATATATTGGCTATCCTAAAGAAATAGTAGAAAAATCCTACAAGAGAATTGAAGGAATTGAAGGATATATTTAA
- the treR gene encoding trehalose operon repressor, translating into MPNVKFKDIYHALKDNINNGKYDASMMLPTEMELIDTFSCSRNTVRRAIAELSKDGYVKSVKGKGVIILDSRESIELPIGNLLGLQELKLKKKFTTSVVNFSKLIIDEHLSKKTALKPDTEVYHLHRIRFLDNEPIILDINYFTAEVAKDLTIEIAQKSIYEYLEKDLHTKILASKKIIVVEHATELDKRYLDLGTYDCVVIVKTYAYTDSGKLFEYTESRHRPDKFVFVESSSTRKTE; encoded by the coding sequence TTGCCCAATGTAAAATTTAAAGATATATATCATGCCTTAAAAGATAATATTAATAATGGTAAATATGATGCTTCTATGATGCTTCCTACCGAGATGGAATTAATTGATACCTTTAGTTGTAGCAGAAATACTGTCAGAAGAGCTATTGCTGAATTAAGCAAGGATGGCTATGTAAAAAGTGTTAAAGGTAAAGGTGTCATAATATTAGATAGCAGAGAATCCATAGAACTTCCTATTGGAAATTTATTAGGACTTCAAGAATTAAAATTAAAAAAGAAATTCACCACCAGTGTCGTAAATTTTTCTAAATTAATCATAGATGAGCACTTATCAAAAAAAACTGCACTAAAGCCTGATACTGAAGTATATCATCTTCATAGAATAAGATTCCTTGATAATGAACCTATAATTCTTGATATTAATTATTTTACTGCAGAAGTAGCTAAAGATTTAACTATCGAAATAGCGCAAAAATCAATTTATGAATACTTAGAAAAAGATTTACATACTAAAATTCTTGCATCTAAAAAAATTATTGTTGTTGAACATGCAACAGAATTAGATAAGCGCTACTTAGATTTAGGAACCTATGATTGTGTCGTAATAGTTAAAACCTATGCTTATACTGATTCTGGCAAGCTTTTTGAGTATACTGAATCTCGTCATAGACCTGATAAGTTTGTATTTGTAGAGTCATCATCAACTAGGAAAACAGAGTGA
- the treP gene encoding PTS system trehalose-specific EIIBC component, whose amino-acid sequence MGKFENDSKELLKYVGGKENISAVTHCVTRMRFVLNDPSKADKEAIEKLKSVKGTFTQAGQFQVVIGNEVSVFYNDFIKVSGIDGVSKDEVKNVAKNNMTFIQKLMANIAEIFSPLIPAIIVGGLILGFRNIIGDMKLLEDGTKSLVEVSQFWAGTNSFLWLIGEAIFHFLPVGITWSITKKMGTTQILGIVLGITLVSPQLLNAYAVAGTPADKIPFWNFGFAQVKMIGYQAQVIPAILAGFTLVFLERGARKISPASISMIVVPFLALVPAVLIAHIVIGPIGWVIGSGISQVVYGGLTSSFGAIFAAIFGFLYAPLVITGLHHMTNAIDLQLMAQFNGTSLWPMIALSNIAQGSAVLAMIYLQRKNEEAQEINVPACISAYLGVTEPAMFGVNLKYSFPFLCGMTGSAIAAIISVGSGVMANSIGVGGLPGILSIKPAFMMTFAICMVVAIVIPFVLTVIVGKKKGIK is encoded by the coding sequence ATGGGTAAATTTGAAAATGACTCTAAAGAATTATTGAAGTATGTCGGTGGAAAAGAAAACATATCAGCAGTTACACATTGTGTTACAAGAATGAGATTTGTATTAAATGATCCAAGCAAAGCAGATAAAGAAGCTATCGAAAAATTAAAAAGTGTTAAAGGTACTTTTACTCAAGCAGGTCAATTTCAAGTGGTAATAGGAAATGAAGTATCGGTATTTTACAATGATTTTATTAAAGTTTCAGGAATTGATGGTGTAAGCAAAGATGAAGTTAAAAATGTTGCCAAAAATAATATGACTTTTATTCAAAAGTTAATGGCTAATATAGCAGAAATATTTTCACCACTTATTCCAGCTATCATTGTTGGAGGTTTGATTTTAGGTTTTAGAAATATTATTGGAGATATGAAGCTGCTTGAAGATGGGACAAAGTCCTTAGTTGAAGTATCACAATTTTGGGCTGGAACAAATAGTTTCTTGTGGTTAATTGGAGAAGCGATATTTCACTTTTTACCAGTGGGCATAACATGGTCTATAACAAAGAAAATGGGAACAACTCAAATTCTTGGTATAGTACTAGGTATAACCTTAGTTTCACCTCAACTTTTAAATGCATATGCAGTAGCAGGTACACCAGCAGATAAAATTCCTTTCTGGAATTTTGGATTTGCACAAGTTAAAATGATTGGATATCAAGCACAAGTCATTCCAGCAATCTTAGCAGGTTTCACTTTAGTATTCCTTGAAAGAGGAGCAAGAAAGATAAGTCCAGCATCAATATCCATGATAGTAGTACCATTTTTAGCTTTAGTACCAGCAGTTTTAATTGCACATATAGTAATTGGTCCTATAGGTTGGGTAATTGGTTCAGGTATTTCACAAGTAGTTTATGGTGGACTTACATCATCCTTTGGAGCAATTTTTGCAGCTATCTTTGGATTCTTATATGCACCACTAGTTATTACAGGGCTTCATCATATGACCAATGCAATAGATCTTCAGCTAATGGCACAATTTAATGGAACATCTCTTTGGCCAATGATAGCTTTATCAAATATTGCACAAGGTTCAGCTGTACTTGCAATGATATATTTACAAAGAAAAAATGAAGAGGCGCAAGAAATTAATGTACCAGCATGTATTTCAGCTTATCTTGGAGTAACAGAACCAGCAATGTTTGGTGTAAATTTAAAATACAGCTTCCCATTTTTATGTGGAATGACAGGCTCAGCAATTGCGGCAATTATTTCAGTTGGAAGTGGGGTAATGGCAAATTCAATTGGTGTTGGTGGACTTCCAGGAATATTATCAATTAAACCTGCATTTATGATGACATTTGCAATATGCATGGTGGTAGCAATTGTAATTCCTTTTGTACTAACTGTAATTGTTGGTAAGAAAAAAGGAATTAAATAG
- the treC gene encoding alpha,alpha-phosphotrehalase, which translates to MKDFKKSTVYQIYPKSFYDTNGDGVGDLNGVIEKLDYLKNLGIDYIWLTPFYPSPQVDNGYDIADYYNIDPNFGTLEDFEKLVEEARERNIYIMLDMVLNHTSTEHQWFKKALNGEEKYKAFYFFKEPINNAEPTNWESKFGGNAWQYVEKFDEYYLHLFDKTQADLNWDNEEVRKEIYSIVNFWINKGVKGLRFDVINLISKPEKFENDFNGDGRRFYTDGPRIHEYLKELNQNTFGKHEDIITVGEMSSTSLENCLKYSKSQENELSMVFNFHHLKVDYNNQNKWELKACDFKDLKMLFNEWQLGMEEGWNALFWCNHDQPRIVSRFGNDRKYHKESAKMLATMLHLLRGTPYVYQGEEIGMTNAYFTNINQYVDVESLNYFRILKEQGIAEEDIYKVLQERSRDNSRTPMQWNKFLNAGFSDGKPWLSVNDNYNEINVEDSLKDKNSIFYHYKRLISLRKEYDVVAYGNYVPLLNENNNVFAYKREYLEESLIVINNFYETEVTAVLDIEELESYKCIITNYEERNLKQIFSLKPFESIAFLKIN; encoded by the coding sequence ATGAAGGATTTTAAGAAAAGTACCGTCTATCAAATATATCCTAAATCATTTTATGATACAAATGGTGATGGCGTTGGAGATTTAAATGGAGTAATAGAAAAATTAGATTATTTAAAAAATTTAGGTATAGATTATATATGGCTTACCCCTTTTTATCCTTCACCTCAAGTGGACAATGGTTATGATATAGCAGATTACTATAATATAGATCCAAACTTTGGAACTCTAGAAGATTTTGAAAAATTAGTTGAAGAAGCTAGAGAAAGAAATATCTATATAATGCTTGATATGGTCTTAAATCATACGTCAACGGAGCATCAGTGGTTTAAAAAAGCATTGAATGGTGAAGAAAAATATAAAGCATTTTACTTTTTTAAAGAGCCAATAAATAATGCTGAGCCAACAAATTGGGAATCTAAATTTGGTGGAAATGCTTGGCAGTATGTTGAAAAGTTTGATGAATATTACTTGCATCTTTTTGATAAGACTCAAGCAGATTTAAATTGGGACAATGAAGAGGTTAGGAAAGAGATTTATTCTATAGTTAACTTTTGGATAAACAAAGGCGTAAAAGGCTTAAGGTTTGATGTTATAAATTTAATATCAAAGCCAGAAAAGTTTGAAAATGATTTTAATGGTGACGGAAGAAGGTTTTATACAGATGGTCCAAGAATTCATGAATATCTTAAGGAACTTAATCAAAACACCTTTGGAAAACATGAAGATATTATAACTGTTGGAGAAATGTCCTCCACATCACTTGAAAATTGTCTGAAATATTCAAAGTCACAAGAAAATGAATTATCAATGGTATTTAATTTTCATCACTTAAAGGTTGATTACAATAACCAAAATAAATGGGAATTGAAAGCATGTGATTTTAAAGATTTGAAGATGTTATTTAATGAATGGCAGCTAGGTATGGAAGAAGGTTGGAATGCTTTGTTTTGGTGCAACCATGACCAACCACGTATAGTTTCTAGATTTGGAAATGATAGAAAATATCATAAAGAATCTGCTAAAATGCTGGCAACAATGCTTCACTTACTTAGGGGAACACCTTATGTGTATCAAGGTGAAGAAATTGGAATGACTAATGCATATTTTACAAATATTAATCAATATGTTGATGTTGAAAGTTTGAATTATTTCAGAATACTAAAAGAACAAGGAATAGCTGAAGAAGATATATATAAGGTTTTACAAGAGCGTTCAAGAGATAATTCAAGAACACCAATGCAATGGAATAAGTTCTTAAATGCAGGTTTTAGTGATGGAAAACCGTGGCTTAGTGTGAATGACAATTATAATGAAATTAATGTTGAGGATAGTTTAAAGGATAAAAATTCAATATTTTATCATTATAAAAGACTAATTTCTTTAAGAAAGGAATATGATGTTGTAGCTTATGGAAACTATGTCCCTTTATTAAATGAAAATAATAATGTTTTTGCATATAAAAGAGAATATCTTGAGGAGTCTTTAATTGTAATAAATAATTTTTATGAAACAGAAGTAACTGCTGTTCTAGATATTGAAGAATTAGAAAGCTATAAGTGTATTATCACAAATTATGAGGAAAGAAATTTAAAACAAATATTTTCTTTAAAACCATTTGAATCTATAGCATTTTTAAAAATAAATTAA
- a CDS encoding SoxR reducing system RseC family protein, which produces MKTEQGLVIEVNENVARIKVGRHSECKNCGACPGNNGIIIEVENKIGAKIGQRVVFEVKETNFITSVFIVFVLPLIVLFIGVLLGEVIGNLLGLNVCFLQIAGGFIFVAVAIGGVKKFDNYIAKNHKSMPRITKIL; this is translated from the coding sequence ATGAAAACAGAACAAGGATTAGTAATTGAAGTGAATGAAAATGTTGCTAGAATTAAAGTTGGAAGACATAGTGAGTGCAAAAATTGTGGTGCCTGCCCAGGGAACAATGGTATTATTATTGAAGTAGAAAATAAAATAGGAGCAAAAATTGGACAGAGGGTTGTTTTTGAGGTGAAAGAGACTAATTTTATTACTTCAGTATTTATAGTTTTTGTTTTACCATTGATTGTATTATTTATTGGGGTACTATTAGGAGAAGTTATTGGAAATCTTTTGGGGTTAAATGTATGTTTCTTGCAAATCGCTGGTGGATTTATTTTTGTTGCTGTTGCTATTGGCGGTGTAAAAAAGTTTGATAATTATATTGCAAAAAATCATAAATCAATGCCTCGGATTACTAAAATATTATGA
- a CDS encoding FAD:protein FMN transferase, with product MKKFMYVLLACVFVVSSFSACGNSKNKYYEKSNIVMDTAVTLSAFGPNAKEAVDESFKRLDEIEKMASTTIETSDIYKINNFSGKAYVKVHPEILKMVKASVQYSKLSNGAFDITTGPIINLWGIGTDNERLPSVEEIKAKLPLVGYERISINEAESSIMLKDAGMSIDLGGVAKGFATDEVLKIYKKYNIENGLINLGTSSLYAVGKNKENKDWSVGIKHPRSEDSNAFLGVVKISNEALSTSGDYERYFIKDNKRYHHIMDPKTGYPVDNGVVSDTIVINGDIEDNGMIADILTTTVFSLGAEKGIELLDSMPQVSGEITTSENKIYTSQNFKERITDLNKDFKYAN from the coding sequence ATGAAGAAATTTATGTACGTATTATTGGCTTGCGTTTTTGTTGTTTCAAGCTTTAGTGCATGTGGAAACAGTAAAAATAAGTATTATGAAAAAAGTAATATAGTGATGGACACTGCAGTGACTTTAAGTGCTTTTGGTCCAAATGCAAAAGAAGCAGTTGATGAAAGTTTTAAAAGGTTAGATGAAATTGAAAAAATGGCGAGTACAACTATAGAAACAAGTGATATTTATAAAATAAATAATTTTTCGGGGAAAGCCTATGTAAAAGTTCATCCTGAAATATTAAAGATGGTAAAAGCTTCTGTACAATATTCTAAATTAAGCAATGGTGCTTTTGATATTACTACAGGTCCTATAATTAATTTGTGGGGAATAGGCACTGATAATGAAAGACTGCCTTCAGTGGAAGAAATTAAAGCAAAGCTTCCATTAGTAGGATATGAAAGAATTAGCATAAACGAAGCAGAAAGTAGCATTATGCTTAAAGATGCAGGTATGTCAATCGACTTAGGAGGAGTTGCTAAGGGCTTTGCTACTGATGAAGTTTTGAAAATTTATAAAAAATATAATATTGAAAATGGATTAATTAATTTAGGGACAAGTTCTTTATATGCTGTTGGTAAAAATAAAGAAAATAAAGATTGGTCAGTAGGAATCAAGCACCCAAGAAGTGAAGATTCTAATGCATTTCTAGGCGTAGTTAAAATATCAAATGAAGCATTATCAACATCTGGAGATTATGAAAGATATTTTATAAAAGACAATAAAAGATATCATCACATTATGGATCCTAAAACTGGATATCCAGTGGATAATGGAGTTGTAAGTGATACAATAGTAATAAATGGTGATATTGAAGATAATGGAATGATAGCTGATATATTAACAACAACAGTATTTTCATTAGGAGCAGAAAAAGGAATTGAATTATTAGATTCTATGCCACAAGTGTCAGGTGAAATTACCACATCAGAGAATAAAATATATACTTCACAAAATTTTAAGGAAAGAATAACTGACTTAAATAAAGATTTTAAATATGCAAACTAG
- a CDS encoding IS1/IS1595 family N-terminal zinc-binding domain-containing protein — MIKSTIYLNRNIEKCPTCSSKHYIKYGSFKGIQRYKCKECDKTFSSASNSLWSYSKKDPIKWTKFVEYVLERKSLRFCAEKLEISLVTAFYWRHKVLHGLTFDSIPAKLSGDVHIAKKLILENFKGCRNIIPSVRHNIWVVAAKDYDDSIIVKPISRCHWHLPSFNQKIYYLIEKETYIVPYGDRYISLVAKAHNKKRIKEVQSDKLIWSFQIIIEKWLKKYHGVASKYLEKYLSLFILFLTKKEINYMDLSKRLCIEFRFLKIRDIGKVNYKSTGVLL, encoded by the coding sequence TTGATAAAAAGTACTATCTATTTAAATAGAAATATTGAAAAATGTCCTACTTGCAGCTCGAAACATTACATAAAATACGGTTCATTCAAAGGAATTCAAAGATATAAATGCAAAGAATGCGATAAAACCTTCTCTTCTGCATCGAATTCTCTATGGAGCTACTCAAAAAAGGACCCCATTAAATGGACTAAATTCGTGGAATATGTACTTGAAAGAAAATCCTTAAGATTTTGTGCTGAGAAATTGGAAATAAGCTTAGTTACAGCTTTTTATTGGAGACACAAAGTTTTACACGGACTAACTTTTGATAGTATTCCCGCAAAATTAAGTGGCGATGTCCATATTGCAAAAAAATTAATACTTGAAAATTTTAAAGGCTGCAGAAATATTATTCCTTCAGTGCGTCATAATATTTGGGTTGTAGCTGCAAAAGATTACGATGACTCTATAATAGTGAAGCCAATTTCAAGATGTCATTGGCATTTACCTAGCTTTAATCAAAAAATTTATTATCTAATTGAAAAGGAAACTTATATAGTTCCATATGGTGACCGTTATATTTCTTTAGTTGCAAAAGCACATAATAAAAAGCGTATAAAAGAAGTTCAGAGTGATAAGTTAATATGGTCATTCCAGATCATTATAGAAAAATGGCTTAAAAAATATCATGGCGTTGCCTCAAAATATTTAGAAAAATACCTTTCACTTTTCATACTATTTCTTACTAAAAAAGAAATTAATTATATGGATTTAAGCAAAAGATTGTGTATTGAATTCAGATTCCTTAAGATTCGTGACATAGGTAAAGTCAACTACAAATCAACTGGTGTATTATTATAA
- a CDS encoding response regulator, giving the protein MKRVLIVDDAAFMRQMLKKTLEKNGFEVIGEAENGLKAVEMYKKLKPDIVTMDITMPESDGVEALSEIMKYDSNAKVVMMSAMGQAPKIKEAVLLGAKGFIIKPFKEEPFIKIISRL; this is encoded by the coding sequence ATGAAAAGAGTTCTTATTGTTGATGATGCAGCTTTTATGAGACAAATGCTTAAGAAAACGCTTGAAAAGAACGGATTTGAGGTGATTGGGGAAGCTGAGAATGGTTTAAAAGCAGTTGAAATGTATAAAAAATTAAAGCCAGATATTGTTACTATGGATATAACAATGCCTGAATCAGATGGAGTTGAAGCTTTAAGTGAAATAATGAAGTATGATTCTAATGCTAAAGTTGTTATGATGAGTGCAATGGGGCAAGCACCCAAAATTAAAGAAGCGGTTCTGCTGGGGGCAAAAGGATTTATAATTAAGCCTTTTAAAGAGGAGCCTTTTATAAAAATTATAAGTAGACTTTAA